The sequence below is a genomic window from Humulus lupulus chromosome 3, drHumLupu1.1, whole genome shotgun sequence.
ccaaaataccccttgactcacccgagtcgggtattgggtcccgctGTGATTTTCCcgttaacttgctccctaggatcgtctcatgccgagtatctcaaataaacccacataataatgtggtctcacacatatatcacatgtatgcacatatatatacaattatgcccataacaggccaaattacgaaagttgccATTTTAATAAGAAACGACCCCACATGCATATTGAATATCCCTAAACATGCaccactagttatattatcacataactcacataatcacaatcaaatatatcaaataaacatataatttcataTATTGTCATcatagccccctaatcaaggccctaagccttattaggtaatattGAGATGTTACAAAAATACTCTGAATCCGTTTACCAAAAGGGAGGATATTATGGACCAGCTTCCAAAGGAAAAATCTCACTCGCTCATTAATTGGAGTCTTCCAAAGTTTTTTCCAAAAAGTCAAGTCCTCCCTCATTTTACTCTTGACAATGGCCTTGTACTCGTGTTTCACCTTGAACGACCCATCTGTAGCATCTTTCCATATAAGTCTATCCTCCAAGTGAAAGGAAGTCTTTTAAGGACATCTCTCACGCCCAAAAAGCTCGGAGTAAACCAGCGAGCTAATTCCTCCCCATTCCAATCACCATTCTGAATAAGCACCGTAGATTGAAGCAATTGATTGGAAGTTATAAATCGTGGATTGAAGGCAGTTCTGTATTGATCCCAGCTGAGCCACGGAACCCACGGGGCATTCTAGATATCCACTCCCATACCATTGCCAATAAGGAAGCAACTTTCATTGCGAATGAGGGGCCTAGTAGAGAAGATCCCTTTGGCAATAACAGAGGCATTGGATGGTAAATGAACATACTAAAAAGACTACCCAGGCTGGTATAGTACTTTGCTTTGAAGACTTTACACCACAAAGAATTTCCCCCATACCTAACTTGGTGAGTAAAGCAAGATTTAAATCTGCAAATCTCTTGAACCCTAGCCCCCCTCCTTCCCGGGGAATGCAAATAGAATCCCAATTGGACAAGGCTAGAAACAAGTCTTCTCCAACATCCTAATCCACCAAAATTTACCGATAGCCTTGTCAGGTTCCTCATAAAAAGACTTAGGCAAGCGAAAAGCAATCTCACATAGACTGGGAGACTTTAGACAACAAATTTAATTAGCGTGTATTGATGTGCAAATTTGACTCATGCTATATTTTGTGACAAATTTGAAACAACTTTTagcatgtgtcaaatttgacacacttTTTGGAACACCATTAGAGTCATACTTTTTGTAAGATGTGCTAAATATAGCATTGCACCAACTCTTTGACACTTTATTCGAGATGCTCTTATCTCACGAATTACAAATCTCGATTGTGTTGAATACTTTACAATTTGTTTGGAACTTATAATtttagaaaggaaaaaaaaatcaaatttgaaggaatttTATTCTTTGTTGTTTTGTTTGGATTCGGAAAAAAAAATCTTGTAAAAGTATAgtttaagataatatatatatatatgacaatttttctACAGGGGcctcactttaagccctatcgatAGGACTTTTAGtgtttctcaacccgtgaacagttttcggcatgacttttttttatgaccgtgtatattgtagctatttagagtatcttgcaaattttcataaaattccaaatagtttacagtaccgaaaactaggttcaaacatgttgttttccacgcgcataaaaaaattagtcacgcgtgcaacaacatgtttgaacctagttttcggtactataaactatttagaattgtctgaaaatttgcaggatgctctaaatagctacaatatacacggtcataaaaaaaatcgccccgaaaactgttcacgggttgtaaacactgagagccctactagTAGGGTTTAAAGTGAAGTCCCTGTAGGGGAATTctcctctatatatatataattttgcaAAATTTAGAATTTAATAGAATAATCTTATTCTTTTTTCGGAGTCTTTTCCTTCAACAAATTAGTTCAATTCAAGCTCCATACAAATTAAGTCTCTCATAGTACTCACGAAATATCATCAACAAAGAAACAAATTATTGTTATTTCATAAATTTTAAAAGTACTGAAAAGAGGTACAATAATAGTTCTTTATGGCCTCAGTTGTAGTGGTTGTAAGCACCTTTCATATTGTGGATATATCTACAGCTAGAACTTTATGGTTTAAGATTTTTACATGTATGCACACCATGCTAATAATTATATGAGTACAATTAACTCGTGTTATAGGGTCACAAGCCAAACCAATGCTTCTTTCTAATTATATGTGGCCAGCAACATAGATAtatgagaaattagtgaaaatagcttcttttttaattgattttggacTCTGGCTTGCTTTTAatcattttttgcaaaatgacctctgTCTAAAATTTGATCAGCTGTCTAATATTTTCGACCggctgtttgaatttttcgaccacctgtctaaattttcgaccaattgtctaaattatgagagaccattttgcaaagaattattaaaactagactagagtgcaaaatgactttatttttaaagtcattttgccaAGGgactctatatatatattaaagtcaTTTTTCACTCTggcctagttttgataattttttgcaaaatagtctCCGACAGTTTAGACACttggtcgaaaaattcaaacagctGGTCGAAATTTTAGATAGAGCTCATTTTACAAAAAATGATCAAAACTAGGCCATTATACAAAATAACTTaataaaaatgtcatttttgccaattactctataaatatatataatactagCCGATAATATTGTACTGTTTAATGATGGCATGTAGTAGTGCTCACGCTCTAACTCACGTGATATCATTTTTTAGCTTGCAATATGGTATTTTACTGtgtttattttatattgattattGCAGTATCAGACTTTAtatattctattttaaattaaaaatgttGATCTAATAATAAATTATACTAATAAAAGTATGTCTAGCATTACTATACTTATTAATACATTTTAGCAATGAATAATGATATGTGTACTAAAATTATGCACAAAAACATTACACCAACTAACGTAACATTATTTTCTAAAGTAGTTATTCCTACCTTAAATaattttgattgattaaataaaattgtcACATCAGTTTTGTCTAATATTTTAGTGCATAATTTTAGTATAAACATCGTTACTTCTTTTGCAATAGTCATAATTTTCCCATGTTAAAAGTAAAAGGCCATATGAGCGGAACTAAAACAGGCACCCTAGCTGGGTGTAATCGAATTGTAGTGATGACCTCCCATGTCTAGGGTCATGCTAGGGTAGGATTGTGGGCGCATCAAAACCCAAAAGCCATCTACAAAAGCAAATGTAAGCTAATCGCTTTTGACTCCCCAAAGCTACTTTCCGCATTTCTTATCGATATCCCACtcccttttcttctttttttgttaTGACAGCTTCACAAAAGAAAGAAAGTAGAGCCAACCCTATCTCTCTATAATGGGAACGATGTACAAAATCAAATTCATAGTAAGTAAATTAAAGTGTTATAATTACAATGACCAAGTGTGCGCTTTAGCATTCGCTTCTTTTATAAGAGTTTTAATAAAGAGAAACAAGTCcttgtcatttttattttttttggccAATTAACAAGGTGAAGAGTACTATTGGTGACATTGAATGAGTATATAGAATTGAGTATGGACTAGATCCCTCTTTCTGCTCATCAAATCCTACGCAAAATTACAAACCAAGAAAGACGACAAACGCAAATAATTGCTGGATCCACGGACAAAGCAAAACTAACACTTTGAATAAATTGAAGAAAAaggaaattaataataataataatcatatatagtagctagtaataataataataacaacaataacaataacaattaTAGTAATAATCTTGCTCTCTTTCTTCTATTCCTcacttctttttttcttcttcaattcatTCACAATAAATAAGACTTTAAAAACTACAATATGCCTAACCCAAAATGAAGAGAATGAATTACATATCATTGACTATACTATCTTCTCTTTCCTTGTTTTCTTATCATCTTGTCTCCAGTAGGCAACATGGAAAGGAAACTAGCTTACGTGGCATCCTCCCTCGTGCTTTAGAAAAATATTAGACAAGTTTTGGCCTAATGTGGGGGGCAAACGAAGATTATAAAAtttgttttaatttgtttaattttttttccttcaactAATTAATTAGTCAAATTGAGCTCCAAAAATTTTGGAAGCAGCAAATTTTGGCGTATTTCCTTGGTACTATGATCCTCTTCCTGTGCCGAAAAATTCTCATGCACTTAGAAGATAATTTGGTGTGCTATTTTGAAGATGATGAGCCCCCCAAAGTGTTGTTGCCACACAATATTAGTCAATTCATGAAAAATAAAAGAACTCTTCATTCGGCTTTTGTATCTCGGCTAACTACGGAACACTTGCCATTTTTACAATCCAAGCACTATGTAGTAGACAAGTGTTATTGGTAATGCTATCAACATTCCAAATATCACCCTGTaatttttaacaaaaaataaGAAGCAATTGATCAGTTTTAGCAATTGAAAaaacaactatatatatataattaattaaaacggCATGCGTTTGCTTAAAATGTTACGTACCCAGTGCTAAGAATGGCTGGATGAACATTGTACTCTTTGGCAAAAACAAAAGGAACAATTCCTTGTGGAAGCGCAGCCTAATTAATGATTAACAAGCATAATACAATTCATGTTAATTAGTACTCAAAATTAAACTGCTATGAAAACAAAAAATTACTGGGGGATAAaagattaaaagaaaaaataattttttttttttttttacctgaaCTATAGCTATGTGAAGCAGAGTACCGCGAAGGCCCACAGCAATGGAGGCAACAGCCATTACGGCTGGACCAGTAAGAAATCTAACAGCCATGGCAAAGGTGGCTACTGAGTTGCCACATGCAATTATCTTGGGCTGAAGTGCCATAAAGAGACCTACAATTTGATTGAGAGTAGCCAAAAATCAGCACAGCATACCTCAAAATAAACTAAACACAGCTCAACCCTTTCTTATTATATTTAGTTTTCTCAGATTTAAATTTCAACTACCTGATAATCACTATTTTAATTCTTGGAccctaaaaaaataaatattcgCTCTTTTTAAAAAAGAGATGGTATCTGTCTGTCATAACCAATGCCCCGCCCGGCCACCGACCCCTGAACCGCAAGGGACGTTGCGTTTTGTGGCCCCACATGTCGGGTGGTCAAGCCCATTCATAGTCCAAGATTAGAACTCCTTAGCTAGATAGCTAGAAAGCTTTTGTACTAGACAAAAACAAAGGTGTGAAAGAATGGATAGCCATAACCATAGTACGACAGACAAGGGTAAACATTACTGCCAACCTAGCTCCTTTGCCTGACTCTCTCACTACTATACATACCATATGATCTGAATTATGCCACGGCTACAAccctactacttctactactgctactaccccTTCCCAAATATACTCTCTTTTTTCTTTATCCATTCTAATTGGCGCCCTTTgtttacttattattttatttgttttcaaACTATAGCTTTTGTTTAATAATATGTAACActcaatatatattaaaatatcattatttcaattattgGAGGATGAAGAAAAAGGAATTACAAAAGTAACAAACACACCATATTAAAATAGTAATTATTTATATAGTATTTCAATCTTGTATTATCCACTCACCTAAGCTGAACATAGCCATTCCAAGACCTGCGTCTGACAGTATGGAGATTGATTCCTTTATTATTTCCGGCATATTCACATTCCACCTATATCAtcataaaagaagaagaagaagcaaattcatattaaattatttttgtaaaagaAAACGTTTATTATTCGCTAATAAAAAAAAGGGAACTATGTGTGTGTTGTTAAAAAGGTACAATTTGgatttatttttttactattgtCTCACCGGAAGCAGATAAGAGACCAAATCAGACCAATGAGGCTGGAATAGGTGTTTGGGTTTCGGATAAGCTTCCTCCAAACCATGATCAGGATCAGACGGGTCATAACACTCGCCGGAGGCAATTGCTTTCCGACGCCGAGATCTGGGTTTCCGGCAATTTTTGGGTGTAGCTCAGCCGTGGAACTGGACCCCAGTTTGTTCAGCACGGTGGGTCCCATATCTTTTTGATCCCTTAATTCATCATCTTCCTCTCCATTCCTCCCAGCGAAGCTGAACGCTTCTCCACCAAAGCCCTCGCTTTCCGGAACAGCttcacatgaaaataaataacaattaattaaatgatACTCTTGTAAAGTTGtaatctttattattttattaaatgctTACTTTTGTTTTCTCCATTTTGAGGATGATCGGCAACCAACATCCTGATCTCCTTGGCGCCTTGATCGGACCGCCCAGATTGCTCCGAAGCTCCAAACTCCGTACCGCCGAAGACGTGGAGCCCACCACCTTCGGAGACCGGAGAAGCACTCGAGCTCCAAACGAACATGTGAAGCTCTTTAGCGTCGTGGTTTGCTTTAGCCGCCGAACCATGCTGACTCGGCTGCTGTGGCTGCTGTTGTGGTTTCTCTTGAGTCGATTGGTTTTTCGTGCTCTTTGCCACAGTGGAGGCAAATTCCGGGTTCGGAGCCGGGTACGCAGACGGCACCGTTTGGGCAGGGTAAAACCCGAACCTCGGCGAGGCTGTGGTCTGAGCCGCCATTGGAGCGCAATTCTCCTCGAAATTGGATGGTCTTGGAGTCGGACCTCGCGAAGATTGGACAGAATACATGTCACCGGGTCCGAAATTTGAATGTCGGGCCTGGAAGCCCTGAACTCCCATCATGGAGTAGAAATCAGCGTTGTTGAAGTTCGAGCCTCTCGGAGTCGGATTCCGAGAGGAGCTAAGGCTGTAAATTTCGGCGCCGGTGAGATTCGATGGCCGAGGTGTCATTCCAGGGAGCGAGCATGGACCTAGTGACCGTCTCGAAGCGTTGGATTTTCTGACAGTCACGTGAAGCTTTCCGTCATCACCGATTTCAGCGTCGGTCTCGAGGAAATCCCGGCCGTCAAGTGAGACGACGTCGGAATCGACCTTGAAGGAGACAATGGAAGCAGCGGTCTCCGGGAACTGCTCCATGATCAGCATCTTGGCGCCACGATACTCAAAGAGGAAAAGGAGGAGAGTGTACCAGATGATACACTGGAGCACCACCACCTGGACCATGAGGCTTCCCGCTTCTTTGTTGTACATAGCTATCAAGAGCGGAATCCCCATGACCAAAGTGTTTGGCAAGGTAGAGAGTGAGAAAATGGTAATCATCCACTCCAAGCTGCCGTTTTTGGTGAAATTGGTCCAAATTGCAAGGACGAAGAGCATGATGATCTTCTGTAAAGTGTCGGCGGCGATGAACCGGAAGTTCATCTTGTAAATATCGTTAGTGGAGATGAagtgaaaagaaagaagaggaacCGCGAAAATAGCGACGAACCGGTT
It includes:
- the LOC133822687 gene encoding auxin efflux carrier component 3-like, whose amino-acid sequence is MITWKDLYTVLTAVVPLYVAMILAYGSVRWWKIFTPDQCSGINRFVAIFAVPLLSFHFISTNDIYKMNFRFIAADTLQKIIMLFVLAIWTNFTKNGSLEWMITIFSLSTLPNTLVMGIPLLIAMYNKEAGSLMVQVVVLQCIIWYTLLLFLFEYRGAKMLIMEQFPETAASIVSFKVDSDVVSLDGRDFLETDAEIGDDGKLHVTVRKSNASRRSLGPCSLPGMTPRPSNLTGAEIYSLSSSRNPTPRGSNFNNADFYSMMGVQGFQARHSNFGPGDMYSVQSSRGPTPRPSNFEENCAPMAAQTTASPRFGFYPAQTVPSAYPAPNPEFASTVAKSTKNQSTQEKPQQQPQQPSQHGSAAKANHDAKELHMFVWSSSASPVSEGGGLHVFGGTEFGASEQSGRSDQGAKEIRMLVADHPQNGENKTVPESEGFGGEAFSFAGRNGEEDDELRDQKDMGPTVLNKLGSSSTAELHPKIAGNPDLGVGKQLPPASVMTRLILIMVWRKLIRNPNTYSSLIGLIWSLICFRWNVNMPEIIKESISILSDAGLGMAMFSLGLFMALQPKIIACGNSVATFAMAVRFLTGPAVMAVASIAVGLRGTLLHIAIVQAALPQGIVPFVFAKEYNVHPAILSTGVIFGMLIALPITLVYYIVLGL